Within the Gossypium raimondii isolate GPD5lz chromosome 12, ASM2569854v1, whole genome shotgun sequence genome, the region CCACGCTTCCACGTATTTTACCAAACTACACACCACTTCATCACCCTCTTATCTTCTCCACCCTTCTCTTCCAATCTTCTCACAAAGCAGAGTAGCAGCAGCAAAACAAAGCAAATGGCCCTCCAAGCGCCCACTATCTCCATAAAACCATCTAATTCTCCACTTGCTCCTACACCCAATGCTGGCCTGCGGCCACCCTTCGATCGTTTTGCTTTGAaatcatctttcttttctccatcGCTCCATCTCTTGCTTCCCTCTCCCCACCAGCGCCGTCCAACTAATACTGCTTCACCTGCACCAAAGTTTTCCATGCGTGTGGCCTCCAAGCAAGCTTATATTTGCCGTGATTGCGGGTACACACCTCACTGTTTCGATCTTCTTTGTTGTTGATTTACACTGTTTCTAAGTTGAAATCCAAGGGTTCTTGAATTTATCCTTTGGACGATTGTTgcaggtatatatataatgagagGACTCCCTTTGAGAAAGTTTCTGATAGTTACTTTTGTCCCGgtaaaccattttttttcactCTTATAAAATGAATGTGATTTCTTGATTCTTGTTTTGTTAAGGTTCCACTTCAGTTTGAACCATTGTTGGAATTTCTTGAAACTTAGGGTGAGTTTAGAGTGAGTGTAAAAACAGCAGTAGCAGTGAAATTAGATATTGTAGTGATACTGGAGCGTAAGTAAGCTAAACGTACCGCACTCAATCCCGCATCAAACTCACTCTTAATTGCTTAAAGTAAAATGAGTTCagaacaaataatttataccatCGTATTTGAATGGGAATTTGCAGTTTGTGGTGCTCCAAAGAGGAGATTCAAGCCATATCAGCCAGCTGTGACAAGATATGCTAATGATACAGATATTAGAAAGGCTcgaaaagaacaaataaaaagagATGAAGCTGTTGGGTAACGCCCCCAAACTCCCTTAAAACACTTTCTTAACCCTTCacctttactttttaaattgcTTTGTTGATCAGCTAACGTTTGGGTTTTGATTTCATGTTTGAAATTAATGCAGGAAAGCATTGCCTATTGCAATTGTGGTTGGAATTGCAGTGCTTGTTGGTTTATACTTTTACCTTAACAGTACCATCAGCGGATGAACGAAATGGAGGAAAATGCCGTACATGCTCCAGAATTTGAAGGATTATTGCTGTGATTTTGTTGTATTTCTGtagaattttaattcaattcacttcTATTACCTTCTTGAATCGCATGTGATGAAGCATGAAATTGCAATATTGACATTGTTTTTGAATGAAACTACGATACGTGAACTAGAAGCACTGCAATGGATATATGCAGAGTCTTATCAACTCTTGATGAAATAGAATTACCCGTAATGCTAGGGCATTTAGAACATGTTGCTTTGACTGTACTCATGTTTTAAAAAACTCCAAATGCATTGGAAAAactgagaaaaataaatatgaccATGCCAGATATTATGATCCTGCAATCCATTTCTTCTTTGTataattaatagtttttttgAGCAAAAGTGTCAAAAACccagaaaaaaatgtaaaaaagaaaaaccccaCAAACTTTATTCAAATCATCAAAGGAAAAATACACTGTTTTATTAACAATAATCATATAGTCATAGAGGCACCGGAAGAAATCTGTCTCATCAGCTTCCCATGGAGATGATCACTCGATCCCAAAGATTCAATCAAAGCTTGATTCCTCTTCCCATCAGCTTCCTTGAAACAATAAACAGGCGCCTGCCATTTAGAATCCTCAAGAACAGCTCCCACTTCAAATGTCATTACATGAGCAGTGTACCCTACAAACACACCCAAAAATCAACATCGAGAAATCAATGAACCCTTCCCTTCAAAATAACAATGCTGGGgaaaaaagcaaaataaagaaaaatgggaACTGATACCAGAGTAGAAAGCCCAGAAAACAGGTCTCTTAGTGACGACATCTTCATAGTACCAAATGAAGTCGACTTTCTCCCAAACATTGCAAAGGAACCCATCTTTTTGTTGTTGTCCCAAGTAATTAGCTCCATCAAGCCAATTAGGACGGAGAATACCGACATCAAAGTGCAAGACTCTGCATTCTTTGTTCGAATCCAGAGTGTAGATAAACGAAGTGCCATTGTCCCATTCAAGGTCGTAAAGGAGCTTACCGAGCTGGTTCTGAATAATGTTGAAATTGCGGCCATTAGGCCAGTCGTACCAGAGATCAACTTTCTGGAGAGTGCCACTGTTGTTCATGAAGAGAACGGAGTGGAATTGAAGAGGCCATGTTGATGGTGTTGGGTCGTTGGGTTTCGATGCTAACAGTGagaaatggaatgaaatgaaTACAAGGAGGATGAAAATGGGTTTAACTGTAGAAGCCATTCAAAAGCTAAACTGGTGAAGGAAAAAAGAACACAAACagataatcgaggaaaaaaAAGAGGATTGGAAATTTGAGGTTGCCTTACCCTCAAAAATTGACGTGGCAATTGTAAAAAGTGATAGAATAACTTTTTCAACCCTCAATTTTTTCAGTTTTATCAATTTGACCCTTACagtataaaaatacataagaatttaaaaaaatatatatattttgtaatttcaataaaaatcttACCAATACATTAATACTATAAATTAAGCTTAATGTATTTCTTCGAAAGAATATATTTAGGGTTGGATTCAAGGTAATCGATCTTGCCTTAGAAGTATCATTTTCTATTAGTATCGATGGAATATATTTACCGCTATTTTTGcaaaacatttcatatatgtatataaaaagtatttataaatataagatAATGAGATTTATTAAAcctcaaatataaaatactcataaaaataaaactttagttaaagcggtaaagaaaagatttttaaaaatgttagtgGTGTGGACTCAAATATCACCCtatgtaaattttaagatatccaaaaaaaaaacaccctcATCAATTACATAAAATAGTCTTTAATAAGCTTCACAAATACAAATTCATCATTAAACAACctcaaaataaacaagtaacaaaaataaataagattatcGCATTCTATACATATAACAATTAGTAATTTaacaaatccaaaataaataataaaatttaaatttaaatttaaatttaaaatacattttaaaataattgatgtCAGCTATTGAAATCATTGAAGGTGCTAATgatttagactaattaataatattataataatagagagatcaaattagattaaataaaaatatacaaattaaataataaacttaaGCATAGCAGGATGATCGATATCATAATATTACCTAtctaacacccctaacccacatTTGTCGTCGGAATAAGGtttcagagcattaccgaagtttaccAATCAAACAAACTtgaatttcaaacatttcatatcatataatattcaagtCATAAACCAatcaaacttatatatattgtctattattcgagccctcgaggcccaaaatacatgtTAGAAATAAGTCGAGACCAATTCAGAAACTCAAagaaatttttcgaaaaatattaaaaattttcaaagctacagggttcacatggtcgtgtggtcaggctgtgtgggcattcgaaatagggacactcgaccgtgtcccagcccgtgtctgtaCCAGTgtaactaggggtgagcattcgatcgaatcgaatcgaaaattttcgagttaatcgagttttcgaatctcattttatcatcctaactttatttgaagttttctcgaatcgagtcgagtgagatggaattcgaatcgaatcgaatcgaatatatttgttcgagttaaattttaaaaaataattttaggtccttgtaaccattgtcacccatcgtaataaaatttgtccaccttaatcaaattttttattaactttcatcacttcttattaatttttatatactggttagcttctttgcttgcttagttgtttcaattatcttcagattcttgtcactatgtattttagaattaaaaaatatattaaatgtaaaaatatgattttttaataaaagttattttaaaaataaaatgtgaaattgataccaatatacaattttaacacgaatattttatagcataattaataattcaattttaatataaatattcaatatgactaaacaattcaataatataaataatataaaatgtgaaatttaatttaataatataaatagtagatataaataaaattattactatttatgtttagtgatttttatttggatattttgatttttatttgggagtaaagggtgagaagtaaaagtttagaggaaaaataaaagttttggggaataaaagtttgaggaaagtaaataggggagtaaaattttggaggaaaatattaaaaaaattggagggggagggtttgggatagatgggagatgagatgggaagagaataaaagttttagggaaaagtgggaggagtaaaattttggggaaaataaaaggttttaagggtttttgggagtaaaattttgagaaaaaataaatgggagagtaaaattttggtgggaaatggattttgggtagattgggaggttgggaggggaggggaggggaggggagtaaaagttttggggagaaagtgggaaggagtaaaagttttgaggaaaaagtaaaaaggtttgggagtttggggtaaaaatgtaaaatattatgtttgatattcgaattattcgaattattcgagttattcaaattcgaaaactcaactcgattcgaactcgaaatttgaaaaaaaaattcgagttgattcgaataactcgattaactcgattcgtttaactcgaaattcgaattttttttcgattttttcgagtcgaatcgagttttgctcacccctaaatgtaactctttgacttgggtcacacggctaagccacacacccatgtgccaaACCGTGTGCCCTTTCGAAATGGCTTagcacgcctgtgtgctagtcGTGTGTCTCACATGACCTAGTCACACTCCCGTGTACTAgctgtgtgtctcacacggcctagtcacacacccatgtgtctGGCCATGTGGAATCAGAATgtaccttaaacaacaagtttaccattttcTGCAAGCTTGGACACAAAGTAATTCAAAAACCATTCGTTTAACCAgttcaaaacacaatcaaacacattcaaatcatgtcaaaacaatcatcctaggtgcctaaccaatgtaccctcatgggtaccacatttatatcatcaaaacatatcatcaaagcATTATTCaagatcaaattataaacatacctaatttaatccattttgcCTAGTTTATGAATATTTAGACATCAAATTAACATGCTATAATATAacttcaaacacaaacacatattcatatgtatataCCAACCAATATTAAACTTACAACCTCgtttacaatcaaaccacaaaataactatcatttagacaccctaggtacatgccgacacaaaagaGTAATCATCACCACGTTTGAGTTCGGGAGCGTTGTTGGATGCAGAATCGGCGATCGAAATTGAAGTATCTAATCTGTGCACGGAAAACAAAAACTGTatgctgagtaaaactcagtggtatttctataatccgaatatttaaagataagagattacaaatgtatatttgaaatataaacacatattaatattatttaaaaatcacaaCTACCATGTGCCAACTCTTTGAATtcttacataataacatatcatatttcatttgtttcacaaatatcccaattctcatacttgctatataaatagtttTTCACAATTtgtttcacatttcatttaaacaatggcattatccattccatattcaattcatgagtatataactcatatattccatgtatttacaacatatttcacattctattttaattcactatatcacttccatttctcataTCATGCcctttcaatatcaattatagaactttattatttatttacccctattaacacgactcagacTCGGACGGATATACAGATCCAACTAAATACACAAgtttgacacccagtgcctcatcagataattcgaagtaataaattaacacccagtgtctcatcagttaaaccgaagtaaattggcacccagtacctcatcaaacaaatccgaagtaataaattggcacccagtcaTCAACTCAAAGTCGAAGAAGTCCCTGAACTcatccaatcctatggcatgccatctatatccgactcaacctaatacagttaatagggtttaatttcactttcctaatacaaccaaaattcaattatcatatttgcacacatagatatattcatttcaattcaataaccaatacattcataatatatatatcaattcaatccatttaatcaactttaattcaattcaatgtcaaagtgccaaatactcacctcaacacttatcatatgtattaattaaaaatacaacaattaataactaatttctgattatagaaatacaaaccagaaatttCGAGCTATTCGACGTCAACTTTATCTTCCCCTTTTTGGTCGAGAATTctggtacgacgttagctacggaattaaaacaattaaaattcatcaatataacacaattcaatttcttattgaatatttcaattttgactCAATTTTtgcctaaattttaatttagcccctaaatcgagactaattttatttcttcataattaatcctatattttcatgcaaattccactttaaattaaatttaactccttattttcacttaaatctataaatttcaaaattttcacaatttaatccctattactaaaatttacaatttgttctacaatttaatccttttttatttctaacttttaaatctatcaatttaatccctaatactaaaattattcaacattgacaacacttaaaaactcaataattgctAAACTTTCGACATGAGTTGGGTAGTACTTAACACCggattctaaaatataaaattacaagaaaaatagactaaattgactaaccaattgaacttggaaactttaaaaccctaaatcccttcgtctcatttttctccttttcttttctttatgtttCATTTAGCCTTCTtggcttttttttatttacttattattattgttagaattaagtgactcgaatccctatttaaataaaatacagtggtaaaataaaataaaaagtaaaatccatatagaactacatttattttattttattttagaataaggttttttaaaccttattaaactccatctatttgatattgattaaaataaggtgtttcaatcttactacactcctattagaatatggttttacaagcctataagtagacatagtctactcctcttgtaatcattcgaattcgacataatgaatttttcttctcctctactcgtggttttttctcgaaagggtttccacgtaaaaatctgtgtgttctttatttttatttctcttttctttgcgatatattatcattaccgacattttattattttacaaattggtatcagcgCTTttgggttgttcatctcaattacggtaattgcatatttgaagTGTGAAATTCCGCTGTTGGATCACAACACTAGATttgcgttgtggcagataaagatacAGACAGTTCTTGCACAAATGAAATTAGAAGAAGCCCTGCTAGGGGTAGctaagatgccttcgacattgacggaggaagagaaaAAGTGCAaagatcgaaaggcgttaacacattTACATCTATgtttttctaacgaaattttgtaggatgtgatgaagaagaagaccgTCGCTAAATTATGGAAGAGGCtagaacaaatatgtatgtcaaaaACTCTAACCAACAAGCTGCATatgaaacaatatatatttatgctcatcgtttgaaGGAAGGTGCGCCTGTGCAcaaacacttaacagtgtttaaataaattctctcaaacttggaggccatggaggttcagtatgataaggaagatctaggattgattctactttgttcgttgcctccatcttattcaacctttagagacacgattttatatagccgcgagtctctcatAGTTggtgaggtttatgattctttgacctcgtatgataagatgaaacatcttgtggttaaaactgactctcaaggagagggtctcattgttcgtgggagacaagattgaaatgctgatgatgatcgtggaaggacacaagAACGAAATCCTCGCGGTAAATCTAaataagggtagatcgaagtcttcaaatagAGATAGAGCTTGTAACTTTTGCAAGAAGAatgacacattaaatctgagtgctataagctacaaaataagatcaaaagggaggttgcaaatcaaaagggaaaacaaccagaaaatttcagtgaagctgatgttgtagaagactataGTGAtagtgaacttctagtcgcttctaaAGTGGtcgaggagtggatccttgattcgggctGCACCTTCCATATGAGTCTCAATCGGGATTAATTTACAACTTAagaaacagtgtctgaaggtgttgttttgatgggaaataatgcttcgtgtaaaatCACAGGTGTTGgaataattaaagttaagatgtttgacggagttgtcaaaacacttagtgacgtatgTCATGTTcaagaattgaagagaaatttaattttgttgagtactcttgattcaaaagggtacaaatacacaactgaaagtggggttttaaagatttccaaaggttccttcgttgtgatgaaagggcagagaaagactgccaagttatatgttctACAGGGTTTTATTGTTACTAGTGATGCAGTTgtcgcttcctcttccttgttagatgatgatattactaaactttggcatatgcgcctagggcatatgagtgagaatggcatggcagaattgagcaaaagaggacttcttgatgggcaaggaatttgcaaactaaaaTTCTGTAAGCACtacgtttttgggaaagcaaaagagagttcgattcaccaaaggaatccataacacgaagggaacattGGAATATATTCATTCTAACATGTGGGGGCCATCTAGAGTGCTTTCAAGTGGTGGaactaattatatgctaacttttattgatgatttt harbors:
- the LOC105764842 gene encoding uncharacterized protein At4g14100; amino-acid sequence: MASTVKPIFILLVFISFHFSLLASKPNDPTPSTWPLQFHSVLFMNNSGTLQKVDLWYDWPNGRNFNIIQNQLGKLLYDLEWDNGTSFIYTLDSNKECRVLHFDVGILRPNWLDGANYLGQQQKDGFLCNVWEKVDFIWYYEDVVTKRPVFWAFYSGYTAHVMTFEVGAVLEDSKWQAPVYCFKEADGKRNQALIESLGSSDHLHGKLMRQISSGASMTI
- the LOC105764843 gene encoding uncharacterized protein LOC105764843 encodes the protein MALQAPTISIKPSNSPLAPTPNAGLRPPFDRFALKSSFFSPSLHLLLPSPHQRRPTNTASPAPKFSMRVASKQAYICRDCGYIYNERTPFEKVSDSYFCPVCGAPKRRFKPYQPAVTRYANDTDIRKARKEQIKRDEAVGKALPIAIVVGIAVLVGLYFYLNSTISG